The Streptomyces sp. NBC_00670 genome window below encodes:
- a CDS encoding medium chain dehydrogenase/reductase family protein, with product MHSTETEELVEVVLPGKVEPEGLRIRRGAVPAPGPGQVVIRMEATGVSFAEQQMRRGKYFDQPPFPFVPGYDLVGTVAATGEGVTPALTGTRVAAMVKIGGWASHVVVDAADAVPVPDGVDADRAETMVVNGITAWQMLHRTARVRAGQTVLVLGANGGVGSVLVQLARATGARVIGTASARHHQVLRDRGVTPVDHHTENIAARVRELAPGGVDAVFDHVGGPGIVDSWRLLAPGGTLVAYGTASTRDDEGSKQLPVLKLLARVWLWNALPNRRRARFYNIWAGRRNEARFRARLRADLTQVFEALRRGDITAQVAARLPLTEAAEALRLAESGTVAGKVVLHA from the coding sequence ATGCATTCCACGGAAACCGAAGAACTCGTCGAGGTCGTCCTGCCGGGCAAGGTCGAGCCGGAGGGGCTGCGGATCCGGCGCGGGGCGGTACCCGCGCCCGGCCCCGGCCAGGTGGTGATCCGGATGGAGGCGACCGGCGTCTCCTTCGCGGAGCAGCAGATGCGCCGCGGCAAGTACTTCGACCAGCCGCCGTTCCCCTTCGTCCCCGGCTACGACCTCGTCGGCACCGTGGCCGCGACCGGCGAGGGCGTCACCCCGGCGCTGACCGGCACCCGGGTGGCCGCGATGGTCAAGATCGGCGGCTGGGCCAGCCATGTCGTCGTGGACGCGGCGGATGCCGTACCGGTCCCGGACGGCGTCGACGCGGACCGGGCGGAGACCATGGTCGTCAACGGCATCACCGCCTGGCAGATGCTGCACCGCACGGCCCGCGTCCGCGCCGGGCAGACGGTGCTGGTGCTCGGCGCCAACGGCGGCGTCGGCTCGGTCCTCGTCCAGCTGGCACGGGCGACCGGAGCCAGGGTGATCGGCACCGCCTCCGCCCGCCACCACCAGGTGCTGCGCGACCGGGGCGTCACCCCCGTCGACCACCACACGGAGAACATCGCCGCACGCGTCCGCGAGCTGGCCCCCGGCGGGGTGGACGCCGTCTTCGATCACGTCGGCGGCCCCGGCATCGTCGACTCCTGGCGGCTGCTCGCCCCCGGCGGCACGCTCGTCGCGTACGGCACCGCCTCCACCCGGGACGACGAGGGCTCCAAGCAACTGCCCGTCCTCAAGCTGCTCGCCCGGGTCTGGCTGTGGAACGCCCTGCCCAACCGCCGTCGCGCCCGCTTCTACAACATCTGGGCCGGCCGCAGGAACGAGGCCCGCTTCCGCGCCCGTCTGCGCGCCGACCTCACCCAGGTCTTCGAGGCCCTCCGCCGCGGCGACATCACCGCCCAGGTCGCCGCCCGCCTCCCCCTCACCGAGGCCGCCGAGGCCCTGCGCCTCGCGGAGTCGGGAACGGTGGCGGGAAAGGTCGTGCTCCACGCGTGA
- a CDS encoding TetR/AcrR family transcriptional regulator, translating into MRQETAGSAAGAATPRERYRAQVRTEIKAHAWEQIATAGAPGLSLNAIAKRMGMSGPALYRYYAGRDELITELIRDGYRSLVDAFRAASGAFAASVASEAAASGAEARALAHAMRGWALADPQRYFLVFGTPVPGYHAPDDTTDLARETMAFVLDACAALPQAALPGSPGSPGSPEVPFAVHLGQYSAWAGDRPAPPAVLHRALSFWTRLHGALSLELAGQFTGMGFDPALFFEAELDALVAGG; encoded by the coding sequence ATGCGGCAGGAGACGGCGGGGAGCGCCGCGGGCGCGGCGACACCGCGTGAGCGCTACCGCGCGCAGGTGCGGACCGAGATCAAGGCGCACGCCTGGGAACAGATCGCCACCGCGGGGGCCCCCGGGCTCTCCCTCAACGCGATCGCCAAGCGCATGGGCATGAGCGGGCCCGCGCTCTACCGGTACTACGCCGGCCGGGACGAGCTGATCACCGAGCTGATCAGGGACGGCTACCGCAGCCTCGTCGACGCCTTCCGCGCGGCCTCCGGGGCCTTCGCGGCCTCTGTGGCCTCCGAAGCCGCCGCGTCCGGCGCGGAGGCGCGCGCGCTGGCGCACGCGATGCGCGGGTGGGCGCTGGCCGACCCCCAGCGCTACTTCCTCGTCTTCGGCACCCCCGTGCCCGGCTACCACGCGCCGGACGACACCACCGACCTCGCCAGGGAGACCATGGCGTTCGTGCTCGACGCCTGCGCGGCGCTGCCCCAGGCCGCCCTCCCCGGCTCCCCCGGCTCTCCCGGCTCTCCCGAGGTGCCGTTCGCCGTGCACCTCGGGCAGTACAGCGCGTGGGCGGGCGACCGGCCCGCCCCTCCCGCCGTGCTGCACCGTGCGCTGTCCTTCTGGACCCGGCTGCACGGCGCCCTCTCCCTGGAACTCGCCGGGCAGTTCACCGGGATGGGATTCGACCCGGCGCTGTTCTTCGAGGCGGAACTCGACGCGCTGGTGGCCGGCGGCTGA
- a CDS encoding alpha/beta hydrolase produces MTPVFVLVPGMFTDAHVWEATARRLTAAGAEVRAVTLAGPGRARSAAGPAVDLEAHIRDVCAAIDAAGAPDGREVVLVGHDYGIHPVLGAADRRAGRVTRIVFLDAGMPRDGVPPLAAVPDQSLRARLAERAAAGGSDGELPPPAREEWTRWGSTAGVPKEALDRLTARAAPQPLGTLFQPLRLTGAAAAVPTTGVLCTASGVGIAMVQQLVDLGDPALRALTAPGVTFFELPTGHWPMLSCPADLADVLLRAAAGEGHALTAPGEAETPAHLHPFPLQAPELPRERRENVDLYVPAAATPDGPRPAVLFVHGGPVPAGAEPAPRDWPVLTGHARYAAGQGVVGAVVAHRLHDVADYARAAADVAAAVDLVRSDPRVDAGRIALWFFSGGGPLMAEWLAKPPAWLRCLGAAYPVLAPLPNWGMPAEDRFHPVRAVADAGHALPPLVLLRVGLESPEIAATVTEFLRTAAEREADVRVVDVPHGHHGGGPADPADEWRAAVREAMRAVVAHVTA; encoded by the coding sequence GTGACCCCCGTATTCGTCCTGGTACCGGGCATGTTCACCGACGCGCACGTATGGGAGGCAACCGCCCGCCGGCTGACCGCGGCGGGCGCCGAGGTGCGGGCGGTGACGCTCGCGGGACCCGGGCGGGCACGAAGCGCTGCCGGCCCGGCGGTGGATCTGGAGGCGCACATCCGGGACGTGTGCGCGGCGATCGACGCGGCCGGCGCCCCGGACGGCCGGGAGGTCGTGCTCGTCGGGCACGACTACGGCATCCACCCGGTGCTGGGCGCCGCCGACCGGCGGGCGGGCCGGGTGACCCGGATCGTGTTCCTGGACGCGGGGATGCCGCGGGACGGCGTCCCGCCGCTGGCGGCGGTGCCGGACCAGTCCCTGCGCGCCCGGCTGGCCGAACGGGCGGCGGCCGGCGGATCCGACGGCGAGCTGCCGCCCCCGGCGCGCGAGGAGTGGACGCGGTGGGGCAGCACGGCGGGCGTCCCCAAGGAGGCCCTGGACCGGCTCACCGCCCGGGCCGCGCCCCAGCCGCTGGGCACGCTGTTCCAGCCGCTGCGGCTGACCGGCGCGGCGGCCGCCGTACCGACCACGGGCGTGCTGTGCACCGCGAGCGGCGTGGGCATCGCCATGGTCCAGCAACTGGTGGACCTCGGCGACCCGGCCCTGCGCGCGCTGACCGCCCCCGGGGTGACGTTCTTCGAACTCCCCACCGGCCACTGGCCGATGCTGTCCTGCCCCGCCGACCTGGCCGACGTCCTGCTGCGGGCCGCCGCGGGCGAGGGACACGCGCTCACCGCGCCGGGCGAGGCGGAAACCCCCGCGCATCTCCACCCGTTCCCCCTCCAGGCACCCGAACTGCCGCGCGAGCGGCGGGAGAACGTGGACCTGTACGTCCCGGCGGCGGCCACCCCGGACGGTCCCCGCCCCGCGGTGCTGTTCGTGCACGGCGGGCCGGTGCCCGCCGGGGCCGAGCCGGCCCCGCGCGACTGGCCGGTCCTGACGGGCCACGCCCGGTACGCGGCCGGGCAGGGCGTGGTGGGCGCGGTCGTCGCGCACCGGCTGCACGACGTGGCCGACTACGCGCGCGCCGCGGCGGACGTCGCGGCGGCCGTGGACCTGGTCCGCTCGGACCCGCGCGTCGACGCCGGCCGGATCGCGCTGTGGTTCTTCTCCGGCGGCGGCCCCCTCATGGCGGAGTGGCTGGCCAAGCCGCCGGCGTGGCTGCGTTGCCTGGGCGCCGCGTACCCCGTCCTCGCCCCGCTGCCGAACTGGGGGATGCCGGCGGAGGACCGGTTCCATCCGGTGCGGGCGGTCGCGGACGCCGGTCACGCGCTGCCGCCGCTGGTACTGCTCCGGGTGGGCCTGGAGTCGCCGGAGATCGCGGCGACCGTGACGGAGTTCCTGCGGACGGCGGCGGAGCGGGAGGCGGACGTGCGGGTGGTGGACGTCCCCCACGGCCACCACGGGGGCGGCCCCGCAGACCCGGCCGACGAGTGGCGGGCGGCGGTACGGGAGGCGATGCGCGCGGTGGTGGCGCACGTGACGGCCTGA
- a CDS encoding MerR family transcriptional regulator, producing the protein MPYDDGLWSIGELAERAGVTVKTVRFYSDRGLLPETSRSAGGHRRYGPAALGRLALIRALRGLGLGVPEVRRVLPRGGPSDGVPQDEVLAEGLLEDAVDGQLRELGSQLTALRWREAALRLVRECPPGERADRLRLVGAVTTPPSTAAIARFWRGWLPARMPARAVAAFLDVAVPQPPADPEPAQVLAFARLHALTSRPCTGTEQPQPEAHRRAGGARAGVLYAGLAEAYDLAAAPLRAGRAPHPGEALDGFVSAYAQAYGTRDTPAFRRALAPQLAADPRLDEYWHLITALDPHSAPTPGTAHDWLLRSLHTETAPTA; encoded by the coding sequence GTGCCGTACGACGACGGACTGTGGAGCATCGGCGAACTCGCGGAGCGCGCGGGCGTCACCGTCAAGACGGTCCGCTTCTACTCCGACCGCGGACTGCTGCCGGAGACCTCCCGCAGCGCGGGCGGCCACCGCCGCTACGGCCCCGCCGCGCTCGGCCGGCTGGCCCTGATCCGCGCGCTGCGCGGGCTCGGCCTCGGGGTGCCCGAGGTGCGGCGGGTGCTGCCGCGGGGCGGCCCGTCCGACGGCGTACCGCAGGACGAGGTGCTGGCGGAGGGGCTCCTTGAGGACGCCGTCGACGGGCAGCTGCGGGAGCTCGGTTCGCAGTTGACGGCGCTGCGCTGGCGGGAGGCGGCGCTGCGGCTGGTGCGGGAGTGCCCGCCGGGGGAGCGCGCCGACCGGCTGCGCCTGGTCGGCGCGGTGACGACGCCGCCGAGTACGGCCGCGATCGCCCGGTTCTGGCGCGGCTGGCTGCCGGCCCGGATGCCGGCCCGCGCGGTCGCGGCGTTCCTGGACGTCGCGGTCCCGCAGCCGCCCGCCGACCCGGAGCCGGCCCAGGTACTGGCCTTCGCCCGGCTGCACGCCCTGACGTCCCGCCCCTGCACGGGCACCGAGCAGCCCCAGCCGGAGGCGCACCGGCGGGCCGGGGGCGCGCGGGCGGGCGTCCTGTACGCCGGCCTGGCCGAGGCGTACGACCTGGCGGCGGCCCCGCTGCGCGCGGGCCGCGCACCGCACCCGGGCGAGGCACTCGACGGCTTCGTCTCCGCCTACGCCCAGGCCTACGGCACCCGCGACACCCCCGCCTTCCGCCGCGCCCTGGCCCCCCAACTCGCGGCCGACCCCCGCCTCGACGAGTACTGGCACCTGATCACCGCCCTGGACCCCCACTCCGCCCCCACCCCCGGCACCGCCCACGACTGGCTGCTGCGGTCCCTGCACACCGAGACCGCGCCGACGGCCTGA
- a CDS encoding sugar ABC transporter substrate-binding protein, with protein MFRTPHGSAVRRRVGTVAVTASALLAGGCGVVDAGSSGAAAPRKGDDLTVGLLMPDHKTARFDDFDQPLITRRIAALTHGKGKVVAHNAGASASRQSEQFAGLIADKVDVILVDAVDSGSIAAQVEKAKDAHIPVIAYDRLAEGPIDAYVSHDNELVGQVQGQALLKALGEHAATSKVVMINGSPSDPNTARFKKGALDELKDNVVIAKSYDTREWLPEVAAENMRKAIKAVGLDDIDAVYSANDGMAGATIDALKKAGADRIPPVTGQDADLAAVRRIVSGEQYMSVYKPFRREAESAAEMAVTKVQGRSIEFDALTRDSVDSPTRKGIPSMLVPVVALTRDNIAQTVIQDGVYTVRDICTPAYAAKCEEIGLT; from the coding sequence ATGTTCCGAACCCCCCACGGGTCCGCCGTTCGTCGTCGTGTCGGCACGGTCGCCGTGACCGCCTCGGCCCTGTTGGCCGGCGGTTGTGGTGTCGTCGACGCAGGCAGCAGCGGTGCCGCGGCACCGAGGAAGGGCGACGATCTCACCGTCGGCCTTCTGATGCCCGACCACAAGACCGCCCGCTTCGACGACTTCGACCAGCCCCTCATCACCAGGCGGATCGCCGCCCTGACCCACGGCAAGGGCAAGGTCGTGGCCCATAACGCCGGCGCCAGCGCGTCCCGGCAGAGCGAACAGTTCGCCGGACTGATCGCCGACAAGGTGGACGTGATCCTCGTCGACGCCGTCGACTCCGGGTCGATCGCCGCGCAGGTCGAGAAGGCCAAGGACGCGCACATCCCGGTGATCGCCTACGACCGGCTCGCCGAGGGCCCGATCGACGCGTACGTCTCGCACGACAACGAACTCGTCGGCCAGGTGCAGGGCCAGGCCCTGCTCAAGGCGCTCGGCGAGCACGCGGCCACCAGCAAGGTCGTCATGATCAACGGCTCGCCCAGCGACCCGAACACCGCCCGCTTCAAGAAGGGGGCCCTCGACGAGCTCAAGGACAACGTCGTCATCGCCAAGTCGTACGACACCCGGGAGTGGCTGCCCGAGGTCGCCGCGGAGAACATGCGCAAGGCGATCAAGGCGGTCGGGCTCGACGACATCGACGCCGTCTACTCCGCCAACGACGGCATGGCGGGCGCCACCATCGACGCCCTGAAGAAGGCCGGGGCCGACCGGATACCCCCGGTGACCGGGCAGGACGCCGACCTCGCGGCGGTGCGGCGGATCGTCTCGGGGGAGCAGTACATGAGCGTCTACAAGCCGTTCCGGCGGGAGGCCGAGAGCGCCGCCGAGATGGCGGTGACCAAGGTGCAGGGCCGCTCGATCGAGTTCGACGCGCTCACCCGCGACTCGGTGGACAGCCCGACGCGCAAGGGGATCCCGTCGATGCTCGTCCCGGTGGTCGCCCTCACCAGGGACAACATCGCGCAGACGGTGATCCAGGACGGCGTCTACACCGTGCGGGACATCTGCACGCCCGCGTACGCGGCGAAGTGCGAGGAGATCGGGCTGACGTAA
- a CDS encoding RNA polymerase sigma factor: protein MKRSRERAASELFAALYPRLAGWCRRLVDDDGTAHEIASEAFTRLWARWTSVDEPRGFLYVTAANLVRDHWRKLERERRAVRRVTTEAALRPHAEQDDPSVRLLVQALPERLRVPILLHYYADMPIREVSALTGRKEGTVKADLHAARELLRVHLRRSLDHTL from the coding sequence TTGAAACGGTCCCGTGAGAGGGCGGCGTCCGAACTGTTCGCCGCCCTCTACCCGCGCCTGGCCGGCTGGTGCCGCCGTCTCGTCGACGACGACGGGACGGCGCACGAGATCGCCTCCGAGGCGTTCACCCGGCTCTGGGCCCGCTGGACGTCCGTGGACGAGCCGCGCGGCTTCCTCTACGTCACCGCGGCCAACCTCGTCCGCGACCACTGGCGCAAACTGGAGCGCGAGCGCCGCGCCGTGCGCCGGGTCACCACGGAGGCGGCGCTGCGCCCGCACGCCGAGCAGGACGACCCGTCGGTGCGGCTGCTCGTGCAGGCGCTGCCGGAACGGCTGCGGGTGCCGATCCTGCTGCACTACTACGCTGACATGCCGATCCGGGAGGTGTCCGCGCTGACCGGGCGCAAGGAAGGAACCGTCAAGGCCGACCTCCACGCGGCCCGCGAACTGCTCCGCGTCCATCTGAGGAGAAGCCTTGACCACACGCTTTGA
- a CDS encoding class F sortase, producing MTTALSRRAFASAAAALLLAGCGGGGEGVRSEGAAGPARSTAAGGESSAGRDAGSSAPADAARPLARSAPVRLRIPRIGVDTPVIRLGLEADGTVEVPPLTAHDRAGWYDKSPTPGETGPSVLLGHVTVGQYGDGVFRHLSELRRGDRITAGRKNGTTAAFTVTRVRTVDKADFPTDEVYGDVDRPELRLITCGGPRSGDGYRDNVIVFAALDGG from the coding sequence ATGACCACCGCGCTCTCCCGGCGCGCCTTCGCCAGCGCGGCCGCGGCCCTGCTGCTCGCGGGCTGCGGCGGCGGTGGCGAAGGGGTGCGCAGCGAAGGGGCGGCCGGCCCGGCCCGGAGCACGGCGGCGGGTGGCGAGAGCTCCGCCGGCCGCGACGCCGGCTCCTCGGCTCCGGCCGACGCCGCGCGCCCCCTGGCGCGTTCGGCCCCCGTACGGCTGCGGATCCCGCGCATCGGCGTCGACACCCCCGTCATCCGGCTGGGCCTCGAGGCGGACGGCACCGTCGAGGTGCCGCCCCTCACGGCGCACGACCGGGCGGGCTGGTACGACAAGTCGCCGACCCCGGGAGAGACCGGACCGTCCGTCCTGCTCGGCCACGTCACCGTCGGCCAGTACGGCGACGGCGTCTTCCGCCATCTGTCGGAACTGCGCCGGGGCGACCGGATCACGGCGGGGCGGAAGAACGGCACGACGGCCGCGTTCACGGTGACCCGGGTACGGACCGTCGACAAGGCGGACTTCCCGACGGACGAGGTGTACGGCGACGTCGACCGGCCGGAGCTGCGGCTCATCACGTGCGGTGGCCCGCGCTCCGGCGACGGCTACCGCGACAACGTGATCGTCTTCGCGGCCCTCGACGGGGGCTGA
- a CDS encoding LPXTG cell wall anchor domain-containing protein gives MRRTVLSVMALACTAVLAGTVQPAFADATPTPSTGKEATAAPAERDGHDAVKAEPTDDANAQVAVKPRGAADTGVADDSSSSGSSNQNALVGGGAAALLAAGGATFLVVRRRRATGE, from the coding sequence ATGCGCCGAACTGTCCTGAGTGTCATGGCACTTGCCTGCACCGCCGTACTGGCCGGCACCGTGCAGCCCGCGTTCGCCGACGCCACCCCGACCCCGAGCACCGGCAAGGAGGCCACCGCCGCGCCGGCCGAGCGGGACGGGCACGACGCCGTCAAGGCGGAGCCGACCGACGACGCGAACGCCCAGGTCGCCGTCAAGCCGCGGGGTGCCGCCGACACCGGTGTGGCCGACGACTCGTCGTCCTCGGGGTCGTCGAACCAGAACGCGCTGGTCGGCGGCGGCGCCGCCGCGCTCCTCGCCGCGGGCGGCGCGACCTTCCTCGTGGTGCGGCGCCGCCGGGCGACCGGGGAATGA
- a CDS encoding GNAT family N-acetyltransferase, which yields MIRGAKTGLRARTEADVALLHRELYEDVVHRTRADDQPWQPIAADSGHSPFAVVEPSEDAARFSVVELASDELAGSASVWGIDTHNRSAHLGMALRPAFRGRGLGTDAVRALCEYGFAARGLRRLQVETLADNAPMIAAARSAGFTVEGTLRRAAWVYGGFADEVVLGLLVEEWAGAGGKAS from the coding sequence GTGATACGTGGCGCGAAGACGGGCCTGCGGGCCCGGACCGAGGCGGATGTGGCCCTGCTGCACCGGGAGTTGTACGAGGACGTGGTGCACCGCACCCGTGCCGACGACCAGCCCTGGCAGCCGATCGCGGCGGACTCGGGCCACTCCCCGTTCGCGGTGGTCGAGCCGTCCGAGGACGCGGCGCGGTTCTCGGTGGTGGAACTGGCCTCGGACGAACTGGCCGGCTCCGCCTCCGTGTGGGGCATCGACACCCACAACCGGTCGGCGCACCTCGGCATGGCCCTGCGCCCCGCCTTCCGCGGCCGGGGGCTCGGCACCGACGCCGTCCGCGCACTGTGCGAGTACGGCTTCGCGGCCCGCGGACTGCGCCGGCTGCAGGTGGAGACCCTGGCGGACAACGCCCCGATGATCGCGGCGGCGCGCTCCGCCGGGTTCACCGTCGAGGGCACGCTGCGGCGTGCGGCGTGGGTGTACGGGGGCTTCGCCGACGAGGTCGTCCTCGGGCTGCTCGTCGAGGAGTGGGCCGGCGCCGGCGGCAAGGCGTCCTGA
- a CDS encoding DUF4328 domain-containing protein, which yields MNDESTRTPVLRPTRGAAHFAVGALAVAGAAWTARAVWQLRLGAAGMPDSGPPDQGGGSHRGLTSLEDGYHLVSAAGDMVTLLCAVAFLTWLWAVRDNARALSGEPPRYSWVWVYLGWVLPVANLWIPRGIVADIHRRSAPGERLPRVVNWWWGLWLIGTLTGTGLMYTVPTDKVIERAYDNLAPLLAADAAVVGAAVAGILVVRALTAAQQRRIDGGGGDGGATGPAGGPAAPDTGSRTATPAGEASS from the coding sequence GTGAACGATGAGAGCACGCGTACCCCGGTCCTGCGCCCGACCCGGGGCGCGGCGCACTTCGCCGTCGGCGCGCTCGCCGTCGCCGGTGCCGCCTGGACGGCCCGTGCCGTCTGGCAGCTCCGGCTCGGTGCCGCGGGCATGCCGGACTCCGGCCCGCCCGACCAGGGCGGCGGCAGCCACCGCGGGCTGACCTCGCTGGAGGACGGGTACCACCTCGTCAGCGCGGCGGGCGACATGGTCACGCTGCTGTGCGCGGTCGCGTTCCTCACCTGGCTGTGGGCGGTGCGGGACAACGCGCGCGCCCTCTCGGGCGAGCCGCCGCGGTACTCCTGGGTCTGGGTCTACCTCGGCTGGGTGCTGCCGGTGGCCAACCTGTGGATCCCGCGCGGGATCGTCGCCGACATCCACCGCCGCAGCGCGCCCGGCGAGCGGCTGCCGCGGGTGGTGAACTGGTGGTGGGGGCTGTGGCTGATCGGCACCCTGACCGGCACCGGCCTGATGTACACCGTCCCGACGGACAAGGTCATCGAGCGCGCCTACGACAACCTCGCCCCGCTGCTCGCCGCCGACGCGGCCGTGGTGGGCGCGGCGGTGGCCGGCATCCTGGTCGTACGGGCCCTCACGGCGGCCCAGCAGCGCCGGATCGACGGCGGCGGTGGCGACGGCGGGGCCACCGGACCGGCCGGGGGCCCCGCGGCCCCGGACACCGGTTCCCGTACCGCCACCCCGGCCGGCGAGGCGTCCTCGTAG
- a CDS encoding DUF5701 family protein → MTTARSTPTTAATPTTPATHTEAAPYDPGAEFDRQLARLTALGHPAAAGHTPERFAELLAPLRPAAVATAGAGTPYAPEAGRVPFVLVVTRQLVPVDELMARTTLSGGRLPGFVDRLFEPGSLDRFVATPEVGLPDGRAHLLHDVERGEEFCGAVPRDAMAEIARRGRTPLTIEEGIALLTQFPGTLAKNKCYSLGGSRCGDRRVPALWISKRAPKLGWCWEGNPHTWLGMASAGGRTGPHPVAP, encoded by the coding sequence ATGACCACGGCCCGCAGCACACCCACCACAGCCGCCACCCCAACCACCCCCGCCACCCACACCGAAGCCGCCCCCTACGACCCCGGCGCCGAGTTCGACCGGCAGCTCGCCCGGCTCACCGCGCTCGGCCACCCCGCGGCGGCCGGACACACGCCGGAACGTTTCGCCGAACTGCTCGCCCCGCTGCGCCCCGCCGCCGTGGCGACCGCGGGTGCCGGCACGCCGTACGCACCGGAGGCCGGACGCGTCCCGTTCGTGCTGGTCGTCACCCGGCAGCTCGTCCCCGTCGACGAGCTGATGGCACGCACCACCCTGTCCGGCGGCAGGCTGCCCGGCTTCGTCGACCGCCTCTTCGAGCCCGGCTCCCTGGACCGCTTCGTCGCCACCCCGGAGGTCGGGCTCCCGGACGGCCGGGCCCATCTGCTGCACGACGTCGAACGCGGCGAGGAGTTCTGCGGCGCCGTCCCGCGCGACGCGATGGCGGAGATCGCGCGGCGGGGCCGCACCCCGCTCACGATCGAGGAGGGGATCGCCCTGCTCACCCAGTTCCCGGGGACGCTGGCCAAGAACAAGTGCTACTCGCTCGGCGGCTCCCGTTGCGGCGACCGCCGCGTGCCCGCGCTGTGGATCAGCAAGCGGGCCCCGAAGCTCGGCTGGTGCTGGGAGGGCAACCCGCACACCTGGCTGGGCATGGCGTCGGCGGGTGGGCGTACGGGCCCGCACCCGGTCGCTCCCTGA
- a CDS encoding subtype B tannase — MKHRAVKRRSVVLGIGAGAGAVAVGGITLNAQASTTASTAAASTSAGSTPDSLVFDPDAYTELTATLTDADGADHEVTYHFWKALTYVAKPVDEKYQSLNVNVPVKIDGKKVDASRAPILFANSVGGYMPSSVADATGVGGGGMTGMPTGGASGSPAPTASSSGGTGTGEVQSGGNAMVNGGEMVSLPKLALVAGYVVVEPGARGRTLKNSAGEWYGTAPAAIVDLKAAVRYVRANKGRIPGDTARIVSCGVSAGGALSALLGASGDSPLYDTHLKEIGAADASDAIFASGDWCPITDLEHADGAYEWNWGSNELSTGKQVDQTVSKQLRAQFAEYQAGLKLRGRDGFGPLTARNYDDYLLKQYLQPSATTYLKSLSDSARTDYLAANPFLTWDGEQATFTWAGFLAHVGARKKTVPAFDAFDLSAGENNEFGAGTTEARHFTAYSLKHDTSGTTAKRLAADIPEQLRLMNPMHFLVGKANPQRARHWWIRLGTKDSDTSLTVSANLAAALAGLGDDVDHRYYWDQGHGANTDPGDFIAWIAKVCGATRK; from the coding sequence GTGAAGCACAGGGCAGTGAAGCGAAGGTCGGTCGTGCTCGGGATCGGGGCGGGGGCCGGAGCCGTGGCGGTCGGGGGCATCACCCTGAACGCCCAGGCGTCGACCACCGCGTCGACCGCCGCGGCGTCCACGTCCGCCGGTTCCACCCCGGATTCCCTGGTCTTCGACCCGGACGCCTACACCGAGCTGACGGCCACCCTCACGGACGCCGACGGCGCCGACCACGAGGTGACGTACCACTTCTGGAAGGCGCTCACCTACGTCGCCAAGCCGGTCGACGAGAAGTACCAGAGCCTCAACGTCAACGTCCCGGTGAAGATCGACGGCAAGAAGGTCGACGCCTCCCGCGCCCCGATCCTGTTCGCCAACTCCGTCGGCGGCTACATGCCGTCCTCGGTGGCGGACGCGACCGGCGTGGGCGGCGGCGGCATGACGGGCATGCCCACCGGGGGCGCGAGCGGCAGCCCCGCCCCCACCGCATCGAGCAGCGGCGGCACCGGCACCGGCGAGGTGCAGTCCGGCGGCAACGCCATGGTCAACGGCGGTGAGATGGTGAGCCTGCCGAAGCTCGCCCTCGTCGCGGGGTACGTCGTCGTCGAGCCGGGCGCCCGCGGCCGTACGCTCAAGAACTCCGCCGGCGAGTGGTACGGCACCGCCCCCGCCGCGATCGTCGACCTCAAGGCGGCCGTCCGCTACGTACGGGCCAACAAGGGCCGTATCCCCGGCGACACCGCGCGCATCGTCTCCTGCGGGGTGAGCGCCGGCGGTGCCCTCTCCGCGCTGCTCGGCGCCTCCGGCGACAGTCCGCTCTACGACACCCACCTGAAGGAGATCGGCGCCGCCGACGCCTCCGACGCGATCTTCGCCAGCGGCGACTGGTGCCCGATCACCGACCTGGAGCACGCCGACGGCGCCTACGAGTGGAACTGGGGCAGCAACGAGCTGAGCACCGGCAAGCAGGTCGACCAGACGGTGTCCAAGCAGCTCAGGGCCCAGTTCGCCGAGTACCAGGCGGGCCTCAAGCTGCGCGGCAGGGACGGCTTCGGCCCGCTCACCGCCCGCAACTACGACGACTACCTGCTGAAGCAGTACCTCCAGCCCTCCGCGACCACCTACCTCAAGAGCCTCTCGGACTCCGCGCGCACCGACTACCTCGCCGCCAACCCCTTCCTCACCTGGGACGGCGAGCAGGCGACCTTCACCTGGGCCGGTTTCCTCGCCCACGTGGGCGCCCGGAAGAAGACGGTCCCCGCCTTCGACGCCTTCGACCTCTCCGCGGGCGAGAACAACGAGTTCGGCGCCGGCACCACCGAGGCCCGCCACTTCACGGCGTACAGCCTGAAGCACGACACCAGCGGCACCACCGCCAAGCGGCTCGCGGCCGACATCCCCGAGCAGCTGCGGCTGATGAACCCGATGCACTTCCTGGTGGGCAAGGCCAACCCGCAGCGGGCCAGGCACTGGTGGATCCGGCTCGGCACCAAGGACTCCGACACCTCGCTGACGGTCTCCGCCAACCTCGCCGCCGCGCTCGCCGGCCTCGGCGACGACGTCGACCACCGCTACTACTGGGACCAGGGGCACGGCGCCAACACCGACCCCGGCGACTTCATCGCCTGGATCGCCAAGGTGTGCGGTGCCACGCGGAAGTGA